TCGTCGCCGAGGTCGTAGTAGGCACACACGAGGGTGTGCACGGCCGCCCAGTGTTGTCGCGGTGTGGAGGCCAGCTCCGCGGCGCGGGCCGCGAGCCGCAGGCCTTCCTCGGGAAGGCCGCACCGCAGCGCGGCGTCCGCTCCCGACGCCGCGGCCGGGGCGTGGCGGGACAGGCGGGGGTCGACGGCGCGCGCCACGGCGAGTTGCCACGGCAACAACTTGGGTACCGGACGATAGACGGTGAGGGCACCGACCAGCCCGGTCAGCTCCGCCGCCAGAGCCGGTTCCTCCCGGACGGCCCAGCGCAGCGCGGCGCACACGTCGTCCTCCATCCGGCGCAGTCGCTCGAAGCTCGCGAGGTCGTCGGTGGGGAGGTGGGCCACGGCGTCGGTGATCGCGTCGACGCACCACAGCGCGTGCCGCTGCCTGGCCTTGTGCTCGGCCTCCGTGCCCGTGAACCACTGTGTGGCGTGCCTGCGCACGAGGTCGGGCAGCCGGTGGCGCGCATCCTCGGTGGTGCCGAGCAACCCCGCGCGGGTGAGCTGGGCGAGGGTGTCGTCCACGGTGCCGTCGGCGTCCACCACCCTCCTCACCGCGTCGGTGGGGGCGTCCGCGCCGAACACGGTGAGTGCGCCGAGCAGTTCGCGCTGAGCCGGAGTGAGCCGAGAGCACGACCATTCGACGAGGTCGGTCGGCCAGGTGGCCGGCATCGTCCAGTCGTCGGCGACCACGTGCCCGGCGAGAACCTCCAGGGCCAGCGGGAGGCAGGCCGTGTGACGCAGTGCGGTCCGCGCCGCCTCGGCCTCCCGCTCGTCGCGGGGATAGTCGGTCTTCACGCGGCGGGCTCGATCGCGGAACAAGTTCCCGGCCCGCGAGAGCAGGGGATCGCGCACCCCGTCCCGCGCCAGCGGTCCCAGCGGCAGCACCTGCTCGCCCGCCAGGCCGAGTCGTACTCGGCTCGTGACCACGACGGTGACGTCCCGGCACCGGGACCGTAGCTTGCGGACGAGCGCGCGCACGGACGTCAGCAGGTGTTCGCAACCGTCGAGCACCAGCACGTGACGGCGTCCGCACAGGTACTCGGCGAGCACCGTGGGAAGGTCGTCGGTGGTGTCGTCGAGTCCGCGCGCGTGCACCCCCAACGCCGCGGCCACCGTCCCGTGCAGTTCGCGAGAATCGCATGTGGACAGGCGTACGAATGTGGCTGGAACCTCCGTCGTGGACAGTGCTTCCAGCGCCAGGCGAGTCTTACCGGAACCCGCGGGTCCCGTCACGGTGACGAACCGGTCCCGATGCATCATTGTGGACAGTCGAGCCAGTTCGTGGGTGCGACCGAGGAACGTCGTGTCGACCCGACTCGTCGCGGCGGTGTTCGGCGAGGGAGGTTCCCGGCCCGTGACGGAGCGATAGGTCTCGCGCAGCTCGGTGCTCGGACCCTCCCCGAGCTCGTCCTCCAACCGCTCGACGAGCTGGTCGTAACAGGTGACGGCGTCGTCGGTCATGCCGAGCCGGTGCAACGCCCACATCGCGTGACCGCAGGCGCGTTCCCGCAGCGGTTCCGCCGACAGCAACGCGAGCAGCCGCCCCGCCGCGTCCTCGACGGAACCCACTTCGAGCTCGTACACGGCGAGATCCTCGATGGCGCGGGCCCGCAGCTGCCGCAGCCGCACGCTCTCGGGGTGGTCCACACCGTCGCGACACAGGTCGGGCAGCGGATCCCCGCGCCACAGCGAGAGTGCGTGTTCGAGCGTGGAGATCGCCCCGTGTGGTGTGCACCAGCGGGCCGCCTCGATCATCCGCTCGAAACAC
The window above is part of the Saccharomonospora glauca K62 genome. Proteins encoded here:
- a CDS encoding AfsR/SARP family transcriptional regulator; its protein translation is MTGVSKSSTAPLVSVLGPLRISRRGAEQPVTDKAMRVVASALVADANRGVSTDTLVDLVWAPHERPTNPLDALETRITKLRTLLTPEADLTWTAGGCVLTIEPELIDAVCFERMIEAARWCTPHGAISTLEHALSLWRGDPLPDLCRDGVDHPESVRLRQLRARAIEDLAVYELEVGSVEDAAGRLLALLSAEPLRERACGHAMWALHRLGMTDDAVTCYDQLVERLEDELGEGPSTELRETYRSVTGREPPSPNTAATSRVDTTFLGRTHELARLSTMMHRDRFVTVTGPAGSGKTRLALEALSTTEVPATFVRLSTCDSRELHGTVAAALGVHARGLDDTTDDLPTVLAEYLCGRRHVLVLDGCEHLLTSVRALVRKLRSRCRDVTVVVTSRVRLGLAGEQVLPLGPLARDGVRDPLLSRAGNLFRDRARRVKTDYPRDEREAEAARTALRHTACLPLALEVLAGHVVADDWTMPATWPTDLVEWSCSRLTPAQRELLGALTVFGADAPTDAVRRVVDADGTVDDTLAQLTRAGLLGTTEDARHRLPDLVRRHATQWFTGTEAEHKARQRHALWCVDAITDAVAHLPTDDLASFERLRRMEDDVCAALRWAVREEPALAAELTGLVGALTVYRPVPKLLPWQLAVARAVDPRLSRHAPAAASGADAALRCGLPEEGLRLAARAAELASTPRQHWAAVHTLVCAYYDLGDDDRAATVCHELLALPDLPDQHKADAHAFLSLVAARGGHHPEALRNAELATRFAHESGSARRVALAAYAEGLATRLTDLGKGAHLLARARAKAKTAEATWITASAGTALADALLTLGRVPEAAKLLQLTLDDWHRMRAPRPLRACVDVGLRCVAFASGRSAAAALARAQAERSTSENLALARTARAVAKSLASTFGAAHP